One genomic window of Cololabis saira isolate AMF1-May2022 chromosome 3, fColSai1.1, whole genome shotgun sequence includes the following:
- the LOC133440702 gene encoding zinc finger protein 41-like, whose product MKHEDVEVDVSLVNVADVNVENGEPGPNCGQLLLHTSPEAQNKDEEGTESLRSDSSKTADREPMRRHVDHEDAAVPSDSNCKPKLTRTHTGKKVFSCSTCRKEFSKSCILIAHMKIHTGERPYLCNTCGKSFRKSSHLKSHITTHTGEKPYICKTCGKSYRQNSDLVIHSRIHTSEKPYICKTCGKSYTQRSNLVIHSRTHTGERPYLCNTCNKTFTRLSDLKSHIYTHTGERPYICKTCGKSYTRSSHLVIHSRTHTGERPYLCNTCGKTFIQLSNLKSHITMHTGEKTILVQDVQQRFWPQNGFPESHEKSPGGEVVEEDGVFSDQHLDNLERSCSPDQEEPGHPQTTELEEDSSGQEMKHEDVEVDVSLVNVADVKVENGEPGPNCGQLLLHTSPEAQNKDEEGTENLRSDSSKTADPEPMRRNGDHKDAAFPSDSNGFIESNILMDHMKIHTGERPYLCNTCNKTFTRSSDLKRHIITHTGEKPYICKTCGKSYKLRFHLVDHSRTHTGEKPYLCNTCGKTFTQSSNLKSHITMHTGEKPYICKTCGKSYRLRSTLVVHSRTHTGEKPYLCNTCGKTFTESSTLKRHITTHMGEKLYLCKTCNKDFSRKIDLLSHMKNHPEEKSGDS is encoded by the exons atgaagcacgaggacgtagaggtggatgtctcattggtcaatgtcgctgatgtgaatgttgaaaatggtgaaccaggaccaaactgtggccagctgctgttgcacacttctcctgaagctcaaaacaaagatgaggaagggactgaaagtttacgctcagactccagtaaaactgcagatcgggagccaatgagacgacacgttgaccacgaagatgctgctgtcccgtcagacagcaactgtaaaccaAAGCTGAcaaggacccacacggggaagaaggtattttcttgcagcacttgcaggaaagagttcagtaaaagttgtattttaatagctcacatgaagatccacactggcgaaaggccgtacctgtgcaacacctgcggcaaaTCGTTTAGAaaatcatcacatcttaaaagccacataaccacgcacacaggcgagaagccctacatctgcaaaacatgtggaaaaagttacaggcaaaATTCCgacctggtgattcactcgaggatccacacgagcgagaagccctacatctgtaaaacatgtggaaaaagttacacacaACGTTCtaacctggtgattcactcgaggacccacaccggcgaaaggccgtacctgtgcaacacctgcaacaaaacctttactagattATCagatcttaaaagccacatatacacgcacacgggcgagaggccctacatctgcaaaacatgtggaaagagttacaCGCGAAGTTCccacctggtgattcactcgaggacccacaccggcgaaaggccgtacctgtgcaacacctgcggaaaaacctttattcAATTGTcaaatcttaaaagccacataaccatgcacacgggcgagaaaaCAATATtagtgcaagacgtgcaacaaaggttttggCCGCAGAATGGATTtcctgagtcacatgaaaaatcacccggaggagaagtc gtggaggaggacggggttttcagtgaccagcacctggataacctggagaggagctgcagcccggaccaggaggaaccagggcatccacagactacagaactggaggaagactccagcggtcaggagatgaagcacgaggacgtagaggtggatgtttcattggtcaatgtcgctgatgtgaaagttgaaaatggtgaaccaggaccaaactgtggccagctgctgttgcacacttctcctgaagctcaaaacaaagatgaggaagggactgaaaatttacgctcagactccagtaaaactgcagatccggagccaatgagacgaaaTGGTGACCACAAAGATGCTGCtttcccgtcagacagcaacggGTTCATTGAAAGTAAtattttaatggatcacatgaagatccacaccggcgaaaggccgtacctgtgcaacacctgcaacaaaacctttactagatcatcagatcttaaacgccacataatcacgcacacgggcgagaagccctacatctgcaaaacatgtggaaaaagttacaagcTACGTTTCCACCTGGTGgatcactcgaggacccacaccggtgaaaagccgtacctgtgcaacacctgtggaaaaacctttactcaatcatcaaatcttaaaagccacataaccatgcacacgggcgagaagccctacatctgcaaaacatgtggaaaaagttacaggctacgttccaccctggtggttcactcgaggacacACACTGGcgaaaagccgtacctgtgcaacacctgcggaaaaacctttactgaatcatcaactcttaaacggcacataaccacgcacatgGGCGAGAAGctatatttgtgcaagacgtgcaacaaagaTTTTAGCCGCAaaattgatttgctgagtcacatgaaaaatcacccggaggagaagtctggtgactcgtga